The following nucleotide sequence is from Myxocyprinus asiaticus isolate MX2 ecotype Aquarium Trade chromosome 21, UBuf_Myxa_2, whole genome shotgun sequence.
GAGTGATTGGACACCGCTTGTGTTTAATAGTGATTGGAagtttcagacagtcccttaaaTACACTAAGCAATGAAAGCACATTGGAGCATTTTCAGTCATAATTCTGCAGCCGCCACACCAACTGACAGTTCTGAGTGCAGTATTTTATGTCTGTATTTTATATACCATTtaaatttacaggtgcatctcaataaattagaatgtcgtggaaaagttcatttatttcagtaattcaactcaaattgtgaaactcgtgtattaaataaattcaatgcacacagactgaagtagtttaagtctttggttcttttaattgtgatgattttggctcacatttaacaaaaacccaccaattcactatctcaaaaaattagaatatggtgacatgctaatcagctaatcaactcaaaacacctgcaaaggtttcctgagccttcaaaatggtctctcagtttggttcactaggctacacaatcatggggaagactgctgatctgacagttgtccagaagacaatcactgacacccttcacaaggagggtaagccacaaacattcattgccaaagaagctggctgttcacagagtgctgtatccaagcatgttaacagaaagttgagtggaaggaaaaagtgtggaagaaaaagatgcacaaccaactgagagaaccgcagccttatgaggattgtcaagcaaaatcgattcaagaatttgggtgaacttcacaaggaatggactgaggctggggtcaaggcatcaagagccaccacacacagacatgtcaaggaatttggctacagttgtcatattcctcttgttaagccactcctgaaccacagataacgtcagaggcgtcttacctgggctaaggagaagaagaactggactgttgcccagtggtccaaagtcctcttttcagatgagagcaagttttgtatttcatttggaaaccaaggtcctagagtctggaggaagggtggagaagctcatagcccaagttgcttgaagtccagtgttaagtttccacagtctgtgatgatttggggtgcaatgtcatctgctggtgttggtccattgtgttttttgaaaaccaaagtcactgcacccgtttaccaagaaattttggagcacttcatgcttccttctgctgaccagctttttaaagatgctgatttcattttccagcaggatttggcacctgcccacactgccaaaagcaccaaaagttggttaaatgaccatggtgttggtgtgcttgactggccagcaaactcaccagacctgaaccccatagagaatctatggggtattgtcaagaggaaaatgagagacaagagaccaaaaaatgcagatgagctgaaggccactgtcaaagaaacctgggcttccataccacctcagcagtgccacaaactgatcatctccatgccacgccaaattgaggcagtaattaaagcaaaaggagcccctaccaagtattgagtacatatacagtaaatgaacatactttccagaaggccaacaattcactaaaaatgttttttttattggtcttatgatgtattctaattttttgagatagtgaattggtgggtttttgttaaatgtgagccaaaatcatcacaattaaaagaaccaaagacttaaactacttcagtctgtgtgcattgaatttatttaatacacgagtttcacaatttgagttgaattactgaaataaatgaacttttccacgacattctaatttattgagatgcacctgtatataccatGTGTGTGCAATCTTTGCAAAGTTGCCGCCGTCAGATAGCACGGATACGAGAAACCGAATATCAAAAAATAtcgaacctaaaactaactttaccccaCTCTGGGAGCTTAGGTGTGTGGGACTTGCTCATCATGGAAATCATGCTAAAATAAGGcaggtttattttatttagaagaagttcatgaatgctcatctctcaaaagctcgaccagtgaatttaatatcagcatttacacatagccttcacatttgtatgtgtgtgtgtgtgtctgtctgcattcagtgaacattttacggTTATGTGTAGGTACTGTGTCTGGCTACTTGATGAGAGAGATTgctcagctgcaataaacgtGGCGAGTTTtagagaataaatggtaaagaatttaatattcatctgaacaattaaacagcagagaacttttattctgtctcacaggaTTGAGGAAGACGACGGTGCAGGTTGAACAATCAGaggaaaggggcgtttcaggtccacccagatgtacgaatcaaatattcaagccatatattagtgaaattaaataatcaaaatgcACATTGTCCCAGGTCCGTGTACTTTTGCGGCCATTCCTTTTtctaacccaaaaatgaaaaatgcggtttcttctttattgtttttaacactgatgaatagaataagctaatacaaactcattttctgttgactatttcattttctatttaaaaaggaataaagagaaagggggaaatggctacattttcattttcttccattgtttaaaaaaatgatttacgacttgaatatttgatatgcacatgtgagcggcactgaaacgctccttttatctgattggtcaacttgcccCGTCATCTGTAGCCTACTGCCTTAATCCCATCagctagaattagagttgggatcgctctgcaaatttgtctcagttttcattaaatattttcccaaaccaccactaactgtaagCTATGCATGTcatatgtattagaatcttgctgctgggcacatcatggtgttgttgcgaggtgttgcctctaatggacgatgcgtgagagatcgcaagccacatcacttggccatctgctgactgggagttggtctattatatattatttttatttttaataacattgtatgattttgtagtgacCGTAGTGCCACGTCCCATTGATTAAAAAAGTTGcatcactttgtataaaagccccatgagttaatatgagttaacacaactttatttttgacatttaataatatatttactaaatgttcatccTGGCTGAGGCAGTACACTCTATCAGCAATCTACGGcatgcagaaattaacattgcacttATGGAGACAGGGTGACTAGACGTCCCAATAACagggacagtcctgattttacaTGCCATGTCCCACATCCCGACAGACCAGTCAGGACGCCTTGTGTCTGAATCTTAGCTATTAGAATTTTATGTccactccaatccatgttcatgatgcctaaacattaatttatcattcacttttatccaaagcaacagaactattttttaattacatttatcaatgggacatgaatacacaggtactacaaaatatacagtgttattaaaaagaaaaatatttttgcatagtttacagtttgtggtggttcgggacaatatttaatgaaaattgagacaaatttgcagagcgatCCCAACTCTTATTCTAGCTGATAGGATTTAGGCAGTAGGTTACAGACGACGgggcaagttgaccaatcagataaaaggggcgtttcagtgccgctcacatgtgcatatcaaatattcaaggcgtaaataaatcttttaaacaatggaagaaaatgaaaatgaagaatggacgcaaaagtacacggaccatcccatggctatttttccaatttcctatttttaacttgagtaTTAAATTGAAATtacgaaaaacaagtcattatttgttttttaatattgatttTGTAAACTAATAATGAAACTTAGTGTGCTGCCGaccaagacagcatttttgggcttCACTAGCACCTCAAGATTCACAATATCATATAACAGTCATCATGATAGTTTGCcttaataataatcaaaacacCGCACAAATTTTAAAGACCTAAAGGTCCTGAGAACTTCATACAAACTACTGCACATTAATTGCACACAAATAGCAGTGGCATAACTCTTTCAGTGGCATCCACTCTTTTAACCTAACTGCATTATATGTAAtacaattgtatatttattgaattaaaaccaGTTAAGACAGGGATGTGACACCAAAAAGCAATTGAATGCAACTGGATGTTTTGGGCCAACATTTGTTCCCTTTTATGCATATTAGGATGGTCAACCACCAATGGATCTTCAAGATTTTTTTGTGGTGGAGGGAGATGAATTATCCCAACAAGAGAAGATAAGAAGGTAACATCCctccccttaaaggaatattccgggttcaatacaagttaagctcaatcgacagcatttgtggcataatgttgattaccacaaaaattactttcgactcgtccctccttttctttaaaaaaaaaaaaaatgtggtttacagtgaggcacttacaatggaagtgaatggtgccaatccgtaaacattaaaatactcactgtttcaaaagttaagccacaatacataaacaatatgtgtgttaacatgattttagtgtgataaaatcacaccttttctgtgtaaatttatagccaattttacaacttcattgccattatAACATAATGCCGTAAGCCCTAAAACCaaagtaaaaacaatgatttaaacaactttacagctcaaataatatattagttttaacagaagaattaatgttcttttataaaattataagtttcacatttctgcctttaaaccctccaaaaatgggccccattcacttccattgtgtgtgccccactgtaactttgatttttgcttcttttttttttaagaaaaggatgggcgagttgacatttttttttgtggcaatcaacattgtgccacaaatgctgtcaattgaacttgacttttattgaacccagaatatttttttaatccacTATAAAATATCATTGTGTTACCGGGAACTTTCTCAAGCCCCTTTTTTCCCCTTATCTGCCAACAGGTTTGAAATGGCATATACTCACACGCTTTATTACCTGGCTCAAGTGTACAAGAATCTGGAGCAGTTTGAGAGAGCTGGACAGTACTGTCACAGTACACTACAAAGACAGCTGGAGTACAAGCAGTTTGTACCACTCGAGTGGGCCATTAATGCAGCCACACTGTCACAGTACTACATCACCAAGGTATGAGTAATACACAGACCAATTAAAGTAAATATTGTGTCTATTTACTATTGCAACAATGTGCATAGATCATACATTTGGTCCATGTCTTGTGTgttggggtgggtaaaaatattgattttccgatgcgtcgcaatctttatttgaacaatctcgatattgaGTCTTAAATCCCatgattgatcttttactctgcaCGCAACcttccactacaatgagaggaaatcactcgcatttgcaatcaaattttgcactatgcgactaaaaCGTATTTACAggtgcatttcaataaattagaatgtcgtggaaaagttcatttatttcagtaattcaactcaaattgtgaaactcgtgtattaaataaattcaatgcacacagactgaagtagttttaagtctttggttcttttaattgtgatgattttggctcacgtttaacaaaaacccaccaattcactatctcaaaaaattagaatatggtgacatgccaatcagctaatcaactcaaaacacctgcaaaggtttcctgagccttcaaaatggtctttcagtttggttcactaggctacacaatcatggggaagactgctgatctgacagttgtccagaagacaatcactgacacccttcacaaggagggtaagccacaaacattcattgccaaagaagctggctgttcacagagtgctgtatccaagcatgttaacagaaagttgagtggaaggaaaaagtgtggaagaaaaagatgcacaaccaactgagagaaccgcagccttatgaggattgtcaagcaaaatcgattcaagaatttgggtgaacttcacaaggaatggactgaggctggggtcaaggcatcaagagccaccacacacagacgtgtcaaggaatttggctacagttgtcgtattcctcttgttaagccactcctgaaccacagacaacgtcagaggcgtcttacctgggctaaggagaagaagaactggactgttgcccagtggtccaaagtcctcttttcagatgagagcaagttttgtatttcatttggaaaccaaggtcctagagtctggaggaagggtggagaagctcatagcccaagttgcttgaagtccagtgttaagtttccacagtctgtgatgatttggggtgcaatgtcatctgctggtgttggtccattgtgttttttgaaaaccaaagtcactgcacccattaggtctcaccagacctgaaccccatagagaatctatggggtattgtcaagaggaaaatgagaaacaagagaccaaaaaatgcagatgagctgaaggccactgtcaaagaaacctgtccataccacctcagcagtgccacaaactgatcacctccatgccacaccgaattgaggcaataattaaagcaaaaggagcccctaccaagtattgagtacatatacagtaaatgaacatactttccagaaggccaacaattcactaaaaatgagacttatgatgtattctaattttttgagatagtgaattggtgggtttttgttaaatgtgagccaaaatcatcacaattaaaagaaccaaagacttaaactacttcagtctgtgtgcattgaatttatttaatacacgagtttcacaatttgagttgaattactgaaataaatgaacttttccacgacattctaatttattgagatgcacctgtatttgactcaccagtgattgtgtagtatagtggtgaagtataCAGCAGAAAGATACTTTTACTGCATGTAGAGAGTagaagttgttccgtgtaatgtgtgtccaaagatgaaatCCACGCAACCTGTTTTTCatttaatgtctcttttaatattctATCTGTTCtcaacagtcagttgttgataaaaaataaaataaaataaacattccaTTTTAATCATGCATAGCAGGGATGAaataaagccattcaagtctctgttgttaacatgcgctcatttacagatgctttttacagaaatgccggttttgttaGAGGCAGTACtgttttttagcacgtgttcaacaaatcaatgttaatagtacaaattattcaatgaaaaaaacatgtaacaaaaaattatatatgcaatataatatcatatttattgattgaattcatggatttgtaaatttttaaaaagctcaaatgtgaccaaaatgatgaaaaaacgaataaaataaaattagtgaaattaatattttcagatttacctaGATAAAATAttagggacattataactgaaatatagccATATGAATCGATTTTGAATGAATCAAGAGCTTGTAAATCGGAATAGAATTGtgaaatctgtatcagtacccagccctACTTGTGTGTTAATCTTTAagcatcattttatttatttttttcacccaatttggaatgcccagttcccaatgcgcttttaagtcctcgtggtcgcgtagtgattcgcctcaatccgggtggcggaggacgaatcccagttgcctctgcgtctgagactgcaaacccacacatcttatcacgtggcttgttaatcgcattgccacggagacatagtgtgtgtggaggcttcacgccatccaccgcggcatccacgctcaactcaccacgtgccccactgagaacgaaccacattatagcgaccacgaggaggttaccccatgagactctaccctccctagcaaccgggccaatttggttgcttaggagacctggctggagtcactcagcacgccctgggattccaactagcgaactccaggggtggtagccagcgtcttttaccactgagctacccaggcccccaatcttTAAGCACCAATAATGTTTAGTTgtctcattttgtgtgtgtgtgtgtgggggtgtgtgtgtgtgtgtgtgtgtgtatatatatgtttgtgtgtgtgttaattgaACTCCCCATGACTCTGCAATCAAGATCAAAGTAATTTATTGTATGTCTTTGTTGTCATTGTATCACAGACACGATACATGGAGGCTCGTCACTGTTTGGCAGCGGCAAGTGTCATTGCTACTTTTGCTGGAGAAATCCCCTCAGAAGCAGCTGCCAACGAAAGTTGGTTTTTGTGTAGTGTTTGACTTTTTAACCTTGTATATTATTGAATGTGGTTAAAAATGGTTCTGTATTTTCCTCCCTTACTTTACTAAATGCTTTGTGGGTGGCtaataaaggaaaacaaaacGTATTGGCAGTTCACAGGTGGCCTTAGTTTCACTCATATTGAAACTTTCCCTGTAATGATACTGTCCTTCACTTTAATAATACTAAAATAGTGGTGATTAATATCTGCTGTCTGTTGTTGTGACATTCTGATGTGATTCCGTAATCATCCTTGTCAGTTGTCTTCCATTGCATCAGATCCTGAATTTGTAAGAGTTCTAACTGTGTCTCTGTTAGAATACAAGAATGCTAAATATTTAGTAAGAGACTGTTTTTGGCCTACTACACAgaacttttttaatattttgtgaatatttaGAGATAAGAGCATAGGTTAATGAAGGGGCTGAGACTTTATGAAGGATCAAATATATTATACcttttaaatatctttaaaatttgaatatatgGAGAAGGGTTAAATACTTAAAAGCATGAagctatatatttttacaaaaaaagaataaatgcaTTACAGTTGCATATGATGCAAGAACATATCTGAAGTGCTTATTTTGACTTTTGTCTTTTCCCAATTTCTTTCTGAAATCTTTTTCTGCTTGCCTTTTACCTTAAGTGCTTTAAAATGTctataatttaaatcattattaaatCCACTAATCTTATTATTTATCTTCCCAAAGGTGAGGCTGAATGTGAAAAGCGTGAAGAACTGCTGCAGAAGCGAGCTGAAATTGCCAGATGCTGGATCAAATATTGCCTTAATCTGCTGCAAGATGCTAAAAAGCTTCTTGAGGTAGCCCTTGTTATTTGTTATTGATTTGCTCTCTTTGTGCATTTATTCTGACACTTTGCAAGTATTTATGGACTCAGATTGACACGTATTGTTTTGACGTACTATCCATTGCACAGGATAATATTGGAGAACTAGACTTGGATCGGCAGGAGGAACTTAAGAGAGCACATCGGAATgaagaggaagaaaaagagaAGGGAAGAAAGAGCGCCATCCTTTTTGGTTCAAGTGAAACATTTGACTCCATTTGCAGCCTGGAGGAGAAAGTAATCAGTGTGCTTCCATTGGATTTTGAAGAAGCCCGTGCCATCTTCCTGGTGGGTCAAGGCTACGTGGCCCAGGCCAAGGAGTATTTTGCTATGGATGGTCACGTGACAGATCATATTGAGATCTTGCAGGACCATAGTGCTCTCTTCAAGGTCCTAGCCTTCTTTGAACAGGATCAAGAACGGCGCTGTAAGATGCACAAGCGTCGTGTTGACATACTGGAACCAATCTGCAAGGATTTGAATGCTCAGTACTATTTGTTAATCTGCCGGCAACTGCAGTTTGAACTTGCAGAAACCTATTATGAGATGATGGACTTGAAGTTGTCTGTGGCCGACAAGCAGGATCAGCAAGATGTGCACACCATTAAAATGTTCAACCACTTGTGTTCCTCCTCTATGAAGTTTTATCAGATGTTCCTTGATTCCATCCGCTCACCAGAGGGCAGATTTCCAGAGAAGCTTGAGGATGACCTGCTGCGGCCAGCGCTAGTGGCCAAATTTCATATCGCCAGATTACAGTCCAAGCTTATCTCCAGTAACCTGGCCGCTCAGTTGGAGAATCTTACCCTCTCACTAGAGTCTTACAACTTTGTAGTGCAATACTGCGAGGAACACCCAGAAGCCAAGAAGGCAGTTGAAACAGAGCTAGAGCTGAGTGAGGAGATGGTCTCCCTGCTACCTCTGAAGATCAATAGAATTAGATCCAGAATGGCCTCCACCAACTAAATGATAGGCGGTTGATCATTCTGATGTATATTGAGTGTAATGCCCCTCACATAAATATAAACCACTGACAAATTTACACTACCCCATTGTTCCATGCCTGTCATTATCCCAGGATTAGATGTATCTAATTAGCATTCACAGGACCACATTGTAAGAAACTCCTCCAGTTCTTCAGGCTTTGCCTTTGTAATCCTGGGACCATTTACCTGAAGTCTTTATGCACTCTTGTAATTACAGTCACTAATTTATTTGAAATGTGCAATGtaaaatttttgtaaaaaaaaaaaaaaaaaatgttctttaaaatatGATGTATCTTTACTGAAACTaagatgaattaaaataaaaatacaaaatgtac
It contains:
- the LOC127411808 gene encoding KIF-binding protein-like; protein product: MAAYQTDEWRALCEKFRHAEDLSEVVSRKDPENNPFRSKYKARDLLNEIHCSLKKTETEEEGGEADNEADSESALTVDGEPENDAEKACAGDSPTGLRAARLAVLQYYLGVNHIETEELSAGEQHLMSCMKLIDKCTITRENVSLFIQARNQLGILWAGRDEIEKAQGFLEKAESMYLRYMKEDGQPPMDLQDFFVVEGDELSQQEKIRRFEMAYTHTLYYLAQVYKNLEQFERAGQYCHSTLQRQLEYKQFVPLEWAINAATLSQYYITKTRYMEARHCLAAASVIATFAGEIPSEAAANESEAECEKREELLQKRAEIARCWIKYCLNLLQDAKKLLEDNIGELDLDRQEELKRAHRNEEEEKEKGRKSAILFGSSETFDSICSLEEKVISVLPLDFEEARAIFLVGQGYVAQAKEYFAMDGHVTDHIEILQDHSALFKVLAFFEQDQERRCKMHKRRVDILEPICKDLNAQYYLLICRQLQFELAETYYEMMDLKLSVADKQDQQDVHTIKMFNHLCSSSMKFYQMFLDSIRSPEGRFPEKLEDDLLRPALVAKFHIARLQSKLISSNLAAQLENLTLSLESYNFVVQYCEEHPEAKKAVETELELSEEMVSLLPLKINRIRSRMASTN